TTGCATGAGCCCGGCAAGCAGTGCGCGCTAAAGGGCGATGTTGATGGCGTGTGCCGTGGCGTGTCTCTATCTATGacatacacacgtacatcgacctgacgatgatggtgatgatgatgcatcgCTATGCCGGTAAAATGTGGTACGATCAATGACGAATAACAAAATCGCGTCCACTTTGCGCGGTTGTGGTTGTGAGGGGCGTTGGatgcttacaaaaaaaaagtaagggAAACAATGGTACGCATTGCATCCGAATTCTCTATCGGGTCGAATcaataaatattgataaaacaCGCCTTTCGCCTGGGCGCGCTTCCTGCCCCTAGCAACATAATATTATATCCGCGAGAACTATCCACCCACTTAGCGTAGGTGGTTGGCTCATGCCACACAGCCTTAGAATGTTGTGTGTTCTGTTGGaatgtttacaaacaatcGTCGGAAGTAGGGAAagcttttctttccctttgctGGTACTATTCCAAATGAAACATCCTCCCACAGTTCCTGGCTCCTATTTTCAGGTGTGTCAGGTTCAATTACTTACCATCCTAAAGTTTTGTTGAACCCTGTGCGTCGGTTGCCAAAACATTCCGACAAATTTCCGAACCTTACCCTATGGAACCTTACCCTATTTGTAAATGATAATTACAAGCGTCCCAACTTTCACTTTACCCACCGGCCGAGGTCGCTGAAGTTGCTTTCTGTGTGTGACGTGTGCGTCCGAAAGCTTCTAATGCTTTTATGTCCCCTTATCAGCTCGATGTTCGACGTTCCGGTTAGCAGTAATTGCAGTTCAGTTTCTGTGGCCGGTACGGTTGCATCGTTGTTGGCTAGTGCCgctgttttatgtgttttgcaACCGTGCAATTGTGGGTCTGTTTGTGGCAAAGTTGGGCGAACGGCGAATGAACTCGAtggcaaatgaagaaatagTTAACAAGGTGAATAAGAGATGTGGTGTGCAGGGGGAAGATTCCTGAGTGTGTCTGATAGATTTAGTATGCTGTAGAAATTGTGTGATAAAACAGAACCAAACGTGATACGGAGGTCGTAACAGACTATCGTGGGAACGGCCAACGATCGGAAGGCAATTTCTGTCAATAATGTCTTGATTAGATCGTATCTACAAGCTGTTGTCGTGGTCGTCGCATGTTCCGCCGCTTTAGAATCCAATCAACAGCGCGACTTCAACATGCGTGCTGAAAGGCCATTTCTACAACGCGCCAGTTCGGATTCTAACCTCAACGAACTTTACACTCCCCGGACTCTCACCGACGGTGGTATACGACCTTCAACGGCCTTAACTCTAGACACCACAAGACGATCGCAGACGGGTACCTTTAATACCTGCAGGTCTCTCTGGAAGCAAAAATCCTCAATTTCCTTCGATAAACGTAAAGGATTAGTGAGTGCCGAGACGTGGCACACACCTCCACTCATTGCAATATTAATCACCAGAACGTGTGCCCGCAGGACAACAGGCTTATCGCTTATCTAGCGGAGGTTTGAAGATTACGCAATGCAAGCGTCTTCTGCACGCTTGGCCGCTTCGTTTTATTGTGGCGAAATTTATCAACCGCCTTTCTTCGCCAATTGTTATCGTACTCCAGTTATCGACTAGAGGCTTTTGACTTCGATGCCAAATATGTGCAACGGATCTTTTATCGGATTAATCGCATTAAGCGGGCACCCGCGGGATATTGTGGCAGAGCACGATGTGTCACGTGTTCGCGGCATTTCGCAAAAGTGAGGATCGTCCTGGTTTGCGTTGTAGTAGTCTTCGAGGTGCAGTACTGCGCGGATTGCCTCTAAGTGGAGTTAATGTTGTGTTTCGCTTATTGAGCTGTTTCTTGTACAGTAAGTGGTGTGGGCTATTGTTGGTTGATTCGTTGCGATATTGGAGTCGTTAGATTACAATGGAATTATTCGCGTGCAACATGATGCCGTACGTTCAGCATTGCCTTGGTCGGAATAGTTTGGGTCAAGGACCCAAAGAAAAGAGTAGGCTATCATCAAGCAACTACCGGATTGTTCAATCACGAAGTAAACAAAGATCATCGCCTTATCAGACCAAACTTATGAAATGCTTCCTTTCGAAGCGTTATCAACAATTTACCACCTGGTTGAGCGAACCGAAGGTAATATAGAGTTGCGATAAGAGACGCACTTTCTAATCAATGACGGTAAATGGTCAAAATATCGCGGACTTATCACAGCCGGACCGCGTGGTCGTTCGTTTTGGACTTGGGAACCTACCGCTCTAACCGGGATGCAGCTCAGTGCGAGAAGTCGTTTGTTTGCTACAAAACGTGCTTGTTTACCGATACGTGTAGCGCACCAGCTTGAGCTTGACCTGGTGCTGTTGTTAATGAGTGGTAACTCATCGTGGtaaagtggttttttttttggctcgtGCATATGAAGCATGACTGTTGGTAAGTGTAATTAGCGAGTCCCAAGTGAAGACGCTTTCGTACGGCCAGTTGTCGTTTGACGTAATTCATTATAATGCGGTGTGTTAAGCATGTCCCCAAGATGATCGACTGATGAGGCAAAACATAGGGCCCTCTTGATCCCTAATCACTCTCAattcctttgtgtgtgtgtgtgtattaaatAATATGATGTACCATCCGCTAATGGGCGCAACTAATTCTTCGGTTTTCGGTTCTCTTCCCACTAGATGACCACATCGAACGGTGAGCTGCTCGGTTTGGCCTTCATGGCGTTCTTCATCATAACGCTGTCGTCGACAGCCCGCTATTACTTCAAGTTCTTCTGCTTTATCGCCTTCTCGGTGGTGTGTGCCGTCGGTCCAGTGCCACTGATGTTGATCCGACCGCGAGACTATCGGAACGCACTGTAAGTATGATGGAAGTAGCAGAAAACCTTCCGTGGCCGTGGTAGAAATTGAAAGGTCCCCGATTACTGGGCTTTCCGGGACACGCGTTTCCGCCATTAGCCAAATCCAAAGACCCCTAGTTCACCTAGATGggggttaaaaaaaagaaaaaaacggatcAGAGATGTAGGCCACTGATGGGATGACTTTTCGTTTCGAATCCCTTCACGCAGACCTTCCGAATGGGGGGTGGAGTTGGAAGTTCTAAgttatggttgttgttttttttttttggggggggtttTGATACATTTATTTCGCGTACTTTACGTGGGCGTTGGGGGCGTCGTCCTTGTTGTGTTGGGAATTGTGGCCTGTGGAAGTTCAGGTGGAACACCCTTGCGCGtatagaaaatatatttaccGGGAAACCCCTTTCCAGATGGCGATTAGGTTAATTATGCATGGAGCCTCCGTATTGGAGCGGCTTCCCAGTAGGATGATTCGATACACAGCCAGCTTCGATAGCGAGCGTGGGCACGAACGCATGGCCTTTTCACTCGATAGCTTAACCGTAATGAACTGAATTGTTGATGGTGAGCCCAGCCAAAACCAGGGCTGAATTCGAATGATTGATAGGCGCACAGGTGGTTGTTACGACGCAACAGGAAACACGCCTATAGTTGGGACATTTGAAAAGGATAATTCATGCTAGTGGACGGCAGTTTTACAAAGCGGTTGATATGGACAAATCTTCACATTAAGGATTAATcttcttgtttattttttttccagaatTCCGGCATACTTATGCATAGGCTTTGGTAAAATGCTTGGTGCATCGTTTACGGTGCGCGGTAAAGAAAATATCCAACGAAAACACGGTGGAGTCGTGCTGATGAATCACCAGAGCGCACTGGACTTGATCGGTATGGAGATACATCGCTCGCTACCCGCTTTCCCACGAGTTCAACCAATGTACATGTTTCgcttttaaataattatttacagTACTGGCTGAGCTTTGGCCCATTATGGGCCGGTCGACGGTGGTCGCGAAGAAGGAGGTACTGTACATGTTCCCGTTCGGGTTGGCTTGCTGGCTCTGGGGGACTCTGTTTATCGATCGGCAGAACCGTGATTCAGCCAAGAGCGTCATCAACAAGGAAGCAAAGGCCATCAACGAGAAACAGGTACGCGTTATCAAAGTAGAACGGAAACCACCTCCACCGAAACCTCCCTTCCGTGCATTATACATGCTCGAATGACACAACCTTTTTCTTATTCCCGTTTTTCCCCCAAACAGGCGAAGCTACTTTTCTTCCCAGAGGGAACGCGAGGAAACGGCGATAAACTGCTACCGTTCAAGAAGGGCTCCTTCCACGTAGCCGTCGAATCGCAAGCCTTTATTCAACCGGTGGTCATTTCCAAGTACCATTTTCTGAAATCCAATGCAAAGATTTTCGATCGAGGTAGGGCAAAAGCAATCGCCGTACACGGTTACGAACGACACAACTGACCTTTGCGTTTGGGTGAACTTTAATCATCATTTGTTATATGGTTCTCATTGTAGgacaaaacatcatcaaaatTCTTCCCGAAGTGCCCTGCGCCGGGTTAACTAAGGATGACATTCCGGAGCTAATGGAGCGGGTACAGAAGATGATGCAGCGGGAGTACGAGCTACTATCGGATGAGTCGCTATCGATTAACAACATTAGTGAGGTGCACTAGAAGGGTATTGGTGGGTAGGGTTCTACGTTCCTATGTGGGACGTGCCCAGTGCGACACAAAACGGTTGACCTGGTAAAGCGTGTTAGAATAATACCCCGGATCTTCATTAGGGTTAGAAAAATGCTGCAGAGACAGATAAATTGCATGATTGCTCTCCTTCGTCGAAAGGAAGTACTCACTCATCACCACCTCATCACGTCAAGATACAGCAACTCCCCGTTCAACAACAGAGAGCTTAGTAGATGCGATTAGTGATTGCCTTGTTTTAACTTTTGAGTTTTGTTCCGTACGAAGCTATCCGGTGtagaatttatttgtttcttccaAAATAACCAATAACCCGGTCGGATTGAAGGATACCTTTTAGTAAGCATGACGCACAAAACAGACCCCCAAACGGAGCCGCGCTACTTTTCGAATAAACCCGTTTTGAGGATATACTCTTTTTCCTATCTTCCTTCGTCAGAGACTTTATAGTTCCTGTGTAGTAGATGTAAGAGCGCGTAGAATGAGCCATTATCAGCTCAACTCATCAGCAATGGGTTTAAAGTTTCCAAAGTCAAATAGTTATGATCAATCAAGAAGGGAGGGTGTGAAGCAATAGCAGGCTTGTAAATAGCGTACAAAGTACATATTTTAGCAAGATAAGAATTTTATTCGAAAGAGCAAAACTAGGGTTTAGGGAGTACGGTAGTAAGTGGTAAGTGGCGCAGATGAAAGCACAAAATGGGTAGAAAAGTACAACAGCAGTGTATGAACGCGAACACGACGTTAAATGTCGTACGTTAAATGTGATAATACATTAAAACGATGCAAAAGATCTAACAagcatgtatgtgtgcgtgaaaGGTGGTATAGAATACGAGAGAACCGGCGGTGGCGGTGTTATTACACCTTGCGTGCCCTTAAAGGGGATAAGATTATGTTCTAAGGTTTTTGTGTGATCGCTAGATGGAGCACGAATGAAATCCCAACACGGACGGTAGAAGGCAGTTTATTGCCCTCGGAAGAATTTCCCCTTTACGGCGTCCGCAAAGAAAACATGACACTTTTTGTCGGGCCACAGGTAAGTAAGATGAGGCTAAGAGGAAGAAATCAATTTCACTGAAATATGCACAACTCTGTTACTGTGTATGTTTGGCAAAATGTGGATGTAGATGGAGAAGGAAGCATTTTCTTGAAGAATAATGCTCCACAATCAGGAGCGCTATCATTGGTTCGGCGCGTATAGGTAGGGCGAATCATCTTTGAAGTTTTACACAGTCAAATCTTGAAGAGagaactgcaaaaaaaacccctttaaCATTCCTCTCCATTGTTTTATGAGAAATAGTTGCTTATATTATACTGATCTAACTAACTGAAGAGGATTCTTTCACCTGCAATTACTTGGTTAATTGCAATTCTGGCGATGCATGAAGAGCAACAGCTGTAATTGTGCTGCCAATTGTGATTTATTCACCTTGATTAATGATGCTAGACAAACAATCCGTCACAGGGCATGGCAATGTAAGAGGGAGTGACTAATGATTTACAGGATATTTTTTGCAGAGGTCGTCTAAGGTTCACCTAATGTTGGCTATTTCATGGGACACTTGAGCAAATTTCATTCCTAAAGAAGAgggtgttttatgttgttgaatgaacaacacaacacttgGCTAAAATCTACAACACTTTCCACGAGACAACTGACACTGTATGTCAGGGCAATCAGGACAAGAGTCCTTTTCTATTTCAGGACCTTTTACTAGATGTTAGAGGGTAGCGTGTACATATCAGTTGTAAGAGACGTGGAGAAGATGTAATTATTGACTGTGAGAGATTGTACGACTGTTTGTCTTCCCATTGACAAACACGACTCTCTGTGAGTATTTGGATGCGTAATAACATCTCATTTTCCTCCCTTATCCGATCCACACGGGTAAAGATTTCGAGTGTTGCATGAAGGTGTTGTGACCAATCGGCCATGCTATTTGTTTGCGTATGAGggtaattttttaatttactccCACGACGGAATTATTGTCCTTACCACTGGTATGTCGTAGCTATTCTAATCTCATCACATctaattttctttcttcgaCCCCTCGACCCCGCATGCCTTGTGTGGCCCACGTTTCCGCAGAAAAGTCCGCAAAACTATTCTCCCTAATGTTCCTTTTTGACACGTGCCAAAAACTGGTGCTCGAATGGAGGGGTGACCGTAAACTTGGTGCGGGAATGATGGTGTGGAACTGGGACATGTAATCGACAGGTTCCCTTTTCGCAATGAGTGCATATTTGGGTGACATTGACATCTCGGCATTCGACTCTTTGGGCGAGCGTTTTGCGTTAAACCTGCACCGGAACCGGAGGGGTGAAATTATAAACATCTTCCATCCGTTTTGCGGattcttttttccaccctcGCAGTACCTGTGAGGTACCGTGGGCGGTTTTATGACTCCCGGTGGAATTTGTCCTGTCGCTTTCACTTTCTTtgttgtgaatgtgtgtggtgGATGAAAATTCGTTCGGAAATACTTTTCCTCTTCGTTTTGCGGTTTCACCGAGTGGCAgacgggggagggggagaCTTCATTGTGTGATACGATGATCTTTGCGTTCCCAACGTGAAGGGACAGGATGTAAAAGGACCTTCACCGGTGCTCGGTGCTGGTGCGGTGTGTCTGCGTGTTTCATTTCTCATCTTCTGGGAAGCCTAATGACACTCTCCGGGTTGGGGTAGCGTTGGCAATATAAGGAACACAGTGAAGGTGAAAGTGTTCatttggttgtttggttgctGGGTTTATCCCCCATGCGAGCAGAAATGGGCCAGTACGTTTGGTAAGATGTAAGGATAAAGTTCACACCGATGGGCAAAATGAGCTTCGGGAAAGGTTTAACATACGATAAGCAAGGATATTGGAACGTAGGTTTTCAGAATCCGAGAAACAGTGTGAAGGGTTCAGGATGATTCTAGCTTATGTAAGCTATGGTTTCGTTGGGAAACGTTCTTTAAATACTATTGACAGGAGCAGAACGGGTTATGTGCTTCTTTTTCTTGGGTCACCTTCCGGGAGAGTCTTCCCCGTGCTGTTTTAACTTAACCTGCAAGCATCCAACACCTAATTGAATTTCTAGGTGTTTGATAGGTCAGGTCATTCGCACTCCGTAAACACGTGATTCAATATGGAGTACTAGATTGAAGCACCAGACTACGAGtttgcgagaaagagaa
This Anopheles marshallii chromosome 3, idAnoMarsDA_429_01, whole genome shotgun sequence DNA region includes the following protein-coding sequences:
- the LOC128715684 gene encoding 1-acyl-sn-glycerol-3-phosphate acyltransferase alpha-like, coding for MNSMANEEIVNKMTTSNGELLGLAFMAFFIITLSSTARYYFKFFCFIAFSVVCAVGPVPLMLIRPRDYRNALIPAYLCIGFGKMLGASFTVRGKENIQRKHGGVVLMNHQSALDLIVLAELWPIMGRSTVVAKKEVLYMFPFGLACWLWGTLFIDRQNRDSAKSVINKEAKAINEKQAKLLFFPEGTRGNGDKLLPFKKGSFHVAVESQAFIQPVVISKYHFLKSNAKIFDRGQNIIKILPEVPCAGLTKDDIPELMERVQKMMQREYELLSDESLSINNISEVH